The Leptospira paudalimensis region CACCTAACTTTACATAAATGCGATTCAAGATGGATGTTTTTTTACCACGTGCTGACTTTAAAAAATTCTGAAATGATTCTTCTGCTCCATTATAATCACCTGATAAAATCTGGAAAAATGCCAATCTTTCGATCGAGTTTTCGTTATAGGCACCATCAGTGATTCGTTCTAAATCCATGATCATTCTCTGGAAATGAATCCCTTCTCTCACAAACCCTAAAAATGACAATTTGGCTGGTAGGTCTTCATCAATCCGATCCAGAAGTGGAATCCATTCTAAATTGGTATCTTCAAAAAATGGTGAACTCACCCTCATGATGTTCACAAAATGTTTGTGCATATCTTTATCTTTTCCCGTAGGAAGATCGATATAGTATTGCAAACGGAAAACCCGGCAAAGAGAATAGTATGGTTTTGTTTTTTGACAATCCATACGTACCATTGTTTTTTTCTCATCTTCCCCTGTTTGGAAAAGATTCGTTCGCATATTCTTTGCTAGATTACGAAAATAGGTATTTGGTTCTTTTTGAATGTAAGTATCTAATGTTTTGATGGCTTGGACTTCATCACCTTGTGAATGTTTCCACAAAGAAGTGAGTAAAAAATCAGCAAACGAATACTCTCCTTTTTTAGTCCTTAAGTCATATAATATATTCGCAATCCCAACCTTGTCTTTTTTCCTCAGGTAGTATTCACCTAGCATGAGGTAAAAATCAATTTCCTGATTGGTAGTGAGAGATTCAGGAGACTTGAATCGAAAATCATCGCGAATGGTGAGTTGTTCTTTTCCTTGGATGAGTAATTTTCCTTGTGCACCAGACACAATCCAGCCATGATTTCTTTGATTTTGTGCGTATATAGTAGTATGAGAAATCAGGATGATGAAACTGAAAAAAATAGAAAGTGACAGTCGACTCTTCATCGTATCTTTGATTCTCTAGGACCAAGGGATTTGGTCAAGTGACATAAAGGGAAATGGCAGAAAGTTTCGATTACCAAACGATTGTAGAAAGTTTTGACGAATTCATCCTCATCATGGATGGAAATTTAGAAATCCAATTTTCCCAAACATCTCCCAATCTTTACCTCCCAAAAGATTCCATTGGTATTGGAAAACACCTGAAGGAACTCCCCATTATCCCAAGGGACGGGCTTATTTTATCCAATTTGTGCCAAGAAACATTGAGCCGAAGGATTCCATTCCAGTTTTTTACCTCACTTCTTGGGAACCAATACCGGATTTTAGGAAGGTTTCTCGAAACCAAATCTGGACCTTGTGTGGTTTTACGTGGAGAACCAAATTTTAATATAGAAGGTGTGATTTTAGATAGTGGACCCTATGTCATTTTTCGATATAAATTTGATTCTGAATTTTTGATCACTTATGTATCACCCAATGTTTCACTTAACCTAGGTTACCAAACAGGTGATTTCAAAAAAGGGAATTTAAAAATCCAAGATTTGGTCCACCCAGATGACAAAAAACAAATCGATACCGAAGAAAAGGAATACATCAAAAGTAAACAAAGAACTTACCAAAGGGAATTTCGTTTCAAAAAACCTGATGGAAGTTACATCTATTTATCCGAATATAGTGTTGTCAGTTATTACGACTCTTACCCTACCGAAAAAATTTCTTATTTTTCTGACATCAGTGAACGAAAGGAAAAAGAATTAGAAATCAAAAACCAAAGGGATGAATTAAAACGAATTCGAGTTTTGTTTGAAGAAACAAATGCGGCAGCCAACGTAGGTGCTTGGGAAGTTGACTTAATTCATAATACCATTTTTTGGGCAAAAGAAACAAAACGAATCCATGAAGTTGATGATGATTATTCACCCAATTTGGAAAATGCGTTTCAATTTTATCCGATTGAATCAGAACAAGTTTTGTTACGAAAAGCATTTGAAGATACCATTGAAAATGGATCATCTTATGAACTGATATTACAAATTAAAACCAATACAGGAAAACTCAAATGGGTAAGAACGATAGGCCACGGAGTTTTTGAAAACGGAAAATGCATTCGTGTGTATGGAAGTTTCCAAGACATCACAAATAGTGTAAACTTAGACAAACAAAAAGAAGAAGCATTATCGAAATTGGAAACAATTTTAGATGCAACCACACATGTGACAATTATTGGTACTGATGAGAATGGAATCATCACTCATTTCAACAAAGGTGCCGAGTACCATTTGCAATATACCGCTGAAGAAATGATAGGGAAAAATACACCTTCCATCTTACACAAAGAAGAGGAAGTTTTATTTCGTGCAGAATCTCTCTCACAAGAGTTTGGTGTTCCCATTTCAGGATTTGAAACATTTGTCCACAAAGCACGATTAGGTGCCTTTGATTCACATGAATGGACCTACATACGCAAAGATGGTACTGAATTTCCAATCCAATTGGTGATCACTGCAAGTAAAAACCCAAAAGGAGAAATCACTGGATTTTTAGGAATTGGAATCGATATTTCAGCTCAAAAAGCCACCGAAGAAGCGTTACGTGAAAGTGAAAGGAGATGGCAGTTTGCTCTGGAAGGTTCTGGTGATGGGATTTGGGATTGGAACGCAGAAACTGACCAAGTTTACTTTTCTAATCAATGGAAAGCAATGTTAGGTTTTTCGGAATCAGAAATTGGAACCGATATCTCAGAATGGGAAAAACGAGTTCATCCTGAAGATTTAAATCATTGTTTAGAGGCATTGGAGAAACACTACCGAGGTGAGACCAATGTGTATATGAGTGAACATAGAATGTTATGCAAAGATGGCACTTATAAATGGATCCTTGACAGAGGGAAAGTCATTGAACGTACAGAAGATGGCAGACCTTTACGTGTGATTGGAACCCATACAGACATCACTCACAGAAAGATATTAGAACAAGATTTGATCATTGCACGGGAAAAAGCAGAAAAAGCTTCCATTGCCAAATCTAATTTTTTGGCAAATATGAGTCATGAAATTCGTACACCACTCAATGGAGTGATTGGTTTTGCAGACTTACTGATGCGAACCGACCTAAACCAAGTCCAAAGAAAGTATATGGAAACTGTGCATTTGTCTGCACTTTCGTTACTTGATTTGATCAACGACATCCTTGATTTTTCCAAAATAGAATCAGGCAAAATGGAACTCTATAAAGAAAGAGTCAATATTTTTGATCTATTACACCAAATTGCTGAAATCGTAAAACACAAAGCTTACGAAAAAGGTTTGGAACTCATTTTAAATATTTCTCCAAAAGTTCCAAGAAATGTGTTTGTTGATTCACTTCGACTTCGGCAAATCCTTTTGAATTTGATTGGCAATGCCCTTAAGTTCACTCTCAAAGGGGAAATCCAAATCAAAATAACAGCAAACCCAGTGAATCAAAATGAATACGAATTTTTATTTGAAGTCATTGATACTGGTATTGGGATCAGCAAAGAAAACCAAAACAAAATTTTTGAAGTATTTGCGCAGGCAGATAGTTCCACTACACGACAATTTGGTGGAACAGGACTTGGCCTTTCTATCTCTTCCAAATTACTACAATTATTCGGAAGTAAAATCGAATTAGAATCCGAAGTGAACAAAGGATCCCGATTTTATTTTAAGTTTATAACAATTGCTGATAACGAAAGAAACATTGAACCAAATTTGGAATCAATTAAAAGAGTTATGGTTGTTGATGATAACGAAACCAATCTTTCTGTGATCAGAGAAATGTTGGCTTATAAAAAAATTGAAACCATTACATTCAATTCTCCTAAATTAGCGCTAAAACATTTCCAAGAAGGGAATGAGTATGACATTGTCATCTCAGATTACAATATGCCAGAAATGAATGGATTGGAATTCATTTCTTTACTCAAATCACATGCACTCACATCAAAGTCAAAATTACCAAACTTTACAATTCATTCCTCTTCCAATGAAGAATCCTTGTACGAAAAAGGGAAAGAAATTGGAATCGGTGTTATTTTATTAAAACCAATCCAAACCAATATTTTATATGAGAGTTTATACGACTTAGTTTCAGGAAGGCATTCGGAAAAAGGTACGAATCAAAAAGAAAAGTTCAAACCAATTGTTACCAACGAAAAAACAAAAGTGATGATCGTAGAAGATAATCCTGTGAATATGATGTTAACAAAAACAATCGTATTAAAAATTTTACAATCTGCCATTATCATCGAAGCAACAAATGGTAGGGAAGCAGTGGAACATTTCAAAAAAACAGAACCTGATCTCATCCTCATGGACATCCAAATGCCTGAAATGAATGGTTATGACGCCACGAGAGAAATTAGAAACCTACAGATTGGCCAAAATGTTCCCATTATTGCGCTGACTGCAGGTACTCTGTCAGATGAAGAAAACCGATGTTTGGAAAGTGGAATGAATGATTATATATCCAAACCTGTTGTTTTGAATACCATCGCAGAAAAAATGAAACACTGGCTTTTGAAAAATTAGAGATTGATTACGATTGTCCGATTGACCCTTGTTCCATCTCATGGACATTGTGCTAGTTTCTGTATCTAAACTTTCCAAAACCATCGGCGAAAAAAAACTTTTTTCAAACCTAGACTTCTCCATTAGCGAAGGCGAAAAACTTGCCATAGTCGGAATCAATGGATCCGGTAAGTCCACCCTACTCCGCGCCATTTTAGGAAAGGAAGAAACGGATTCAGGCCAGATCATCAAAAACAATAATCTTAAAATTTCGATATTAGACCAAAACCCCGTATTTGATTCCAATGAAACAATCCTAGACCATATCTACAAAGGAGAAAACAAACTCGTAAAAACCATTCGTAAGTATGAAGATATTTGTGAACGTATGGGTGAAGGGGAAGAAGGACTGGATGATGAATTTACAAATGTTTCCCAAGAAATGGACAGATTATCAGCTTGGGATTACGAACAACAAATCAAATCCATATTACGAGAATTAGGTGTTGAAAAGCTAGAGCGCAAGATGTCTGAGTTGTCAGGTGGGATGCTCAAAAAAGTAGAACTTGCTAAGGCACTCATTGATGAAAGCAATTTACTCATTTTAGATGAACCAACAAACCATTTGGATGTTAAATCCATCTTATGGTTAGAAGATTACCTTGCGAATTTAGACAAAGCCATCTTACTCATCACCCACGACCGTTATTTTTTAGATCGAATTGTGAACAAAATTTTGGAACTCGATCGTGGAAACTATTTTCTGTATGAAGGGAATTATTCGATTTACTTAGAAAGAAAAGTGGAACGAGAAGAAACCCTTCAAAAACAAGAAGATAAAATCAAACAGTTTTTAAAACAAGAAGTCAAGTGGCTAAAACGCCAACCAAAAGCCCGCACCACCAAACAAAAAGCAAGGATTGACCGAGCAAACGAATTACAAGGCAGAGAAAAACGAGAGATCCAAAAGGATTTGGAACTGAGTGTGGCAGCCAAACGCCAAGGGAAAACTATATTAGAGATCCATAATCTAAAAAAATCCATTGGCGAAAAAGTATTAATCAATGATTTTACTTATACCTTCAAAGCAAAAGAAAGACTTGGTATCATTGGACCAAATGGAATCGGAAAATCTACCCTTCTCAATCTTATCGCTGGCCGACTGACACCCGATAGTGGATACTTAAAACCAGGCCTCAATACAAAAGTAGGTTATTTTGACCAAACAAGTTCTGAACTTCCGTTAGAACGGAATGTATTGGAATATATCAAAGATGTTGCTGGGGAGATGATCGAAACAGAATCTGGGGAAAAAATTTCAGCAGCAAAGATGTTAGAACGATTTCTCTTTGATGGAAAGTTACAATACACTCCGATCGCCAAACTATCTGGAGGTGAAAGACGTCGACTTTTTCTTGTTCAAATTTTGATGACGGGTCCAAACTTCCTCATCTTAGATGAACCAACCAATGATCTCGATATCCAAACACTTTCTGTTTTGGAATCTTTTTTGGATGAATTTCCAGGAACAGTTGTCATTGTTTCCCATGATCGTTACTTTCTAGATCGTACAGCGGAAAGTTTACTCATCTTTCGCAAAGAAGGTAAACTAGACCATTACATCGGAACCTTCTCCTCCTTTTTAGAAGAAGATTCTTTAGAGATTGAAAACGAACCAAGTTCTTCTAAAGAAAATACGATACCAAAGAAAGTGGTTGCCACTGAAGAAAAACCAAAAAAGTCAAAACAAGACCAAAAGAAAATTCAAACCTTAGAGAAAGAAATCGCATCCTTAGAAGAGAAAAAAAACAAATTGGAATCAAATTTGAGTACATTCGCAAATGATCATATGGAATTGAGTAAAATAACCAAAGAAATCCAAACGATCGAAGCGGAAATTCTTTACAAAATGGAGGAATGGGAAAAGTTTCATACCGAATGAAAACGGTCCACACGACAAGAATTCTGCTTTGGACACCCATCATCCTGATTGGATATTTCATTTCCGCACAAATTGGATTTAATATTGCCTTTCTCAATAGCCAAGTTTCTCCTGTTTGGCCACCTGAAGGTGTTGGACTCTCTTCCCTTCTACTTTTAGGCCCTGCTGCTTTACCTGGAATTTACTTAGGAGCGACTCTTGCTAACTTCTATAATAACCCTCATTTCCAAACGGCGTTTATTATAGGAATTGGGAACACACTCAGTAGTTATGTCAATTACCGTATCATCAAACGAGTAACGGAAAAAACAGATCCACTTTATTCCACAAAAGATTTAATTTATTTCCTAAGCATTGGAACTTTTCCTGGATCCTTTCTTAGTGCAGTGATGGGTGTTACTAGTTTATGGTATTGGGATTTTTTATCTTCTGAATTGTACTTCAATGTATTTTTCACTTGGTTTTCTGGTGAGATGTTGGGTTTTCTCATTGTTGCCCCATTACTCTATGTTTGGTTTTATCCCAAATCAAAATTAAACTTAGACCTTTCCAAACAATTAGAACTTTTTGTATGGCTCATCATTGTTTATATCTCGGGTTCTATTGCTTTCAGTGATGAATGGCCCCTTTTATTTGTACCAATACCCTTTGTGATTGTAACAAGCATTCGATTTCGCCAATTTGGTGCTACACTTTCAACCGTCGTTCTTTCTTATATAGCTGTCACACTTACCATAGAAGGGAAAGGTGTATTCGCAAGGAGAGATGCCAGTGGGCTTTCCATCAATGATTCACTCATTTTTCTAGATGCATTTTTATTTTGTATCAGTGGGATTGCATACTTTCTTGTGACAGCTACACGAGAAAGGGAACGTGCCCAAGAAACTTCATTAAAATCCTTACAAGTATTAAATGAACTGAAAGAAAAAGCCAATGAAGAATTGGAACTTAAGGTATTGGAACGGACTGCTGTCATTGAAGAACAAAGAATTGAAATTGAAAAACAATTGGATATGGCAAAACGGATCCAAGAGTCTCTGTTCCCTCAAAAAGAAATTTTACCAAATGGAGTCGAAATCGAATTCAAAAACATTCCCATGATGAAAGTGGGAGGTGATTTGTATGACATCGTCTGGAGACCAGATAAACAGGAATTAGGTGTTTTTATTTGTGATGTATCTGGCCATGGAATCCCTGCTGCGCTACTCAGTGCACTCGTAAAAACATCACTCGAAAAATGGAAGGAAGACCCAAGTGACTTAAAAGAAAACTTGGAATCCATCCGAAACCAAATCATACCAAATTTACGTGAACATTTTGTCACAGCAAGTTTACTTCATTTGCATACAGACACGGGTATTTTGACCTTTGCCCGTGCTGGTCATTTCCCTCTTTTTATCATCCGAAAATCGGGAGCCCTTGTTAGTTTAAAACCAATGGGAAGGATCATCACACCTATATTTGACATCCTTGCGGAAGAAGAAAAATTTCAGTTAGAAAGAGGTGATTTGCTTGTGATGTTAACAGATGGACTCACAGAAGCAAGAGAACCATCCACATTGCAAATGTTTGGTGAAGATAAACTTCTCCGGCTAGTGACAGACCTGAGAAGTAAACCATTGCTTACAATTCGTGATGAAGTATTCCAATCCGTTATTCAACTTTCTGGTGGAATACGTGCCATCCAAGATGACTTAACCCTTGGACTCATTCGTTATACAGGGAATAACGAAGAAAAGGTTATGGTTGGATTATAAATTGATTCTTTTGGCAAATCATTGCTGATTCCCTGGTGGTTCCAAAAATTCTTCGATACAGGGAAGTAGAATCTCCGTTCTTTCATTTTCACTCATAGGACCCAAGTCTCCCCCTTTATTGTATCTGCCAACGGATTTGGTATAATCGGAGTAGTTGATAATGGATGCCATTTCGATTAGCTCAATGAACTTACCGTCAATTTGTCTGATATAGGCACTACAAGAGATGTAGGATCCGAGAAAGGTTTTCTGTTTTCGAAAGAACATCATTTTATAAACAACTCCATACGGGGTGTGGACTAGTAATTGATTCGGAAATTGTTTCTTTTTTGTATCCATCCAATCATGGATGTCCATACCCTTCGGAAGGGAAACGGGATTTTTGGGATACACCCTTCGCTCTGGTGGAAGTAAACTTGCACAACTGACCAAAAAAAATGTGGAGATACAAATCAAAAGACCAAGAGGACCAATTCTAAATCGGCCCAATCTCTGTCTCATTTGTTTTCTTATTTTCAATTGAGCCATTTTAGAATCCATTTCTCTTAATATTCCCCTTACAAATTCGTATTTATGGTTTACTTTCATTTAAGGCACACCCTTCGTCTCTTTTGCCAATTCGTCCGGCAGATTCAAATAAATCTCATCAATGGCTTCCTGGAAACCTTGTAAGTACAAAGCAGAAACAAGACTGGGTTCATTTGTTAAATTCCCATAATCCCGCATTTGAAAAAGAAAGGGAAATGGTATATACCAAGGGCTTAAATAACTAGTTCCAGAAACTGAGCTTACTTTTTCCGACAATAAGCTGTTCTTATAAAATAACTTTACCTTAACTTCCTGGATGAATTTTTGTTTGCAAGGGATAATACAATGAGTTATCAATTGAAGTACTTGGCTAAACCGTCCTTCCTCCCAATCACTGCGGGGATGACTTGCTGTGACAAAAAAAACATAGTCCGTTCTTACGTCTGTTAGTTGAAAATTACCATCATCAATGTTATGAATGTAAATTTCCTTCCAATGATAACGAGACTGGCCAATTTCTTTTTGTTTTTTGGGAAAGTATTCACTCCAATGCATTCCGAACATTGGATTGATTTCAACAAAACGTTTATGACCTTTCTGAAAAAATACTCGGTTCTGGTTTAAGATAGTAATGGACTCACCTATTTTGTTTCTTTCCAATTCTTTTGGAAATGGTTTTATTTGGTGGTCTAAATTTGCAAAGGCACATTGAGTTAAACATAAGATACTACAGATTAAAAAATATTTCACAGACAGATCATTCCTTGGACTGGGGAGGGATTAAAAATTCTTCGATGCAAGGCAAAAGGATATCAGTCCTTTCTTTTTCATTCATAGGACCCAAATCTCCACTTTTCCGCATATACCCTTTTGAATAATCCGCATAGTTTACGATAGAGATCATATTATATATTTCTAATTTTCTTGGCTCGATCGTTTTCACCAATGCCGAACAAGCAACATAAGAACCCAAAGAAGTATGTTCTTTTCGATAGTAAGTGATTTTATATTCTGAATCACTGATAACCAGAATCTTTAGTCGATTCGGATACTGTTTAGTTTTTGTATCGATCCAATCATGTATGTTCATACTTTCTGGAAATGTAATTGGATTTCTCGGATACACTCGCCTCTCAGTTGGGAGTAAACTCGCACAACTGATCGAGAGAAATACAAATATGAAAAGTATAAAGATGCTGCGAATTTTCATTCTGGAAAAAATTGTAATTCGGTGAAGAGACCTTGATCTCTTAGGACAAATTGTAAGGTAAGCCAAAAGTAAATCCGAAACGGGTCTCGAAGTGATTGTTTTGACCAAGTTTATCTCCTCCCATTGTGAGGACGGCCTAAGTTATGGTTGCGATCAGATGGACCATATTGTGCATTATGACCACCACTTTGATGAGGAGAGTGAAAAGTAGGACCTCCTCCTGAGTGAGAATAACCATTCCTTGGGTGGTGGTGATTACCTGCTCCATTGGGATTTGGAGAGTGGTGAAGGTCTCTACCTCGTCCTTCATGACCACCCCGTGCTAAAACCTCACTGGAATCACTAGTCTCAATACAACCACCTGTAAAAATAGTGAGTCCACTCACCAAGATCAGAGTATAGAAAAACCTAACTAGTCTTTGCTGGCTAAGTCTTTCAATCGATACAAAATTGATTTGATTCATCATGGTTCGATTATAAGAGCGAGGTGCTCATTCTCCAATGGAGGGTTTCCGCATTTGCGGGTTTCACCTACGCAAACTCTTTTGGATTGGATTCACAATGGAAATGACTGATACAGATGAAGATTAGCCGTTTCCTACTATTATGGAACTGACGCATAGAATCTATGGTGGTTTGGAGTATAATCGGAAGACATCATCCTGAGTACAAAACAAGGAGATGAAATATTATGTCACTTTGCGCCCTTGATGCGGAGGAGGCGTTAGCCGTCCGAAGGACCGAAGCGAACGCGGAAGTCCGTAGCGAGCAAGGAAAGGCGCCCTAATTCGTTCTTGTTTCCCTCGTTATAGTTCAAAATGATGGAAAAATAAGTTAAATTTTCCGCAGGAAGTGTGCCCCATCCATGGCAAATATCTATTACGACGACAGTTGCGATCTCAATCTCCTTAAAGGTAAAACCATTGCAGTGATTGGCTACGGAAGCCAAGGTCACGCCCAAGCTCAAAACATGAAAGATTCTGGTTTGAAAGTCATTATTGGACTTCGCGATGGATCCAAATCAGTGAAAGAAGCAAAAGAAGCTGGCTTTGAAGTTTATAATGTTGCGGAAGCATCCAAAAAAGCAGACATCATCCAAATCCTTGCTCCCGATACCATCCAAGCTGACATGTATAAGGCGGACATTGAACCAAACCTGAGTGAAGGAAAAGCTCTTGTTTTCTCTCACGGCTTTAACATCCACTATGACCTCATCACTCCTCCTAAAAACGTAGACGTGTATATGGTGGCTCCGAAAGGACCAGGACACCTCGTTCGCCGTGTTTACACAGAAGGTGGTGGAGTTCCATGTCTCATCGCGATTCACCAAGATGCAACAGGACAAGCAAAAGCTCGTGCCCTCGCACACGCAAGTGGAGTAGGTGGAGGAAGAGCAGGAATTTTAGAAACATCTTTCCGTGAAGAAACAGAAACAGACCTTTTTGGTGAACAAGCTGTTCTTTGTGGTGGTGTGGCAAACCTCATAATGAGTGGATTTGAAACATTAACAGAAGCAGGATACGATCCAGAAATCGCTTACTTCGAATGTTTACATGAAGTAAAACTCATCACTGACCTCATTTATGAAGGTGGGCTTGCTCGTATGCGTTTTTCCATTTCTGATACAGCAGAGTATGGTGATTACATCAGTGGCCCACGTGTGATTGATGCTGGTGTCAAAGCTCGTATGAAAGATGTTCTCACAGACATCCAAAAAGACAAGGGAGCCGCGTTTGCAAAACGTTGGATGGCTGATACAAAAGCTGGATACCCTGAATACAAAAAACTCAAAGAAAAAAATGCGGCTCACCCCATTGAAGCAGTAGGATCAAAACTACGCTCCATGATGAAGTGGCTTGCAAAGTAATTGTTTAGGTAACGAAAGTTAGAAGAAAGAAAGGAAGAAGGATTTTATATGAAAGTAACACAAAAGATAATACTCGCAGCACCTGCTCGAACTCCTTTTGCACAAATTGGTAAGGCGCTCGCACAGTATCCAGGCCACCACTTAGGTAAAATAGTGGGTGAAGAAGTAATGAAACGCAGTGGTTTGAAACCAACTGACATTGACGGAGTGATCGTTGGAGAAGGTTTTGCAAATGCACCAAACTCTGCTCGTGTGATTGCAAACCTAATGAACCTACCTTTAGAAATTCCTTGTTTAACAGTTGCAAACAACTGTGTATCAGGACTAGAAGCAGTAGCAGAAGCATCTCGCCGAATCATGTTAGGTGAAGGTGAAGTATTCCTTGTAATTGGTGAAGAATCTCAAACTTCTATGCCATTCGTTGTGAAAAATGCTCGCCTTAACAAAAAAACAAACAGCTTAGATTCACTTGTAAAACTCCTTCCAAATGACCTTCCTGAAGGTGTGGAACTTCGTGATACATTAGAAGATGGTCTTGGTGATGGTGAAACTTCTTACGGAATGCAAGTAACGGCAGAAATCCTCGCACAAAACTATGCACTTCCACGTGAAACACAAGATAAAGTAGCTTACGAATCTTTCAAAAGAGCTTTCGAAGCAACACAAGAAGGTCGTTACAAACCATATATCATGGAAGTAAAAGACGATGAAGGTAACCCACTCCAAGCGGACGAAGCGGTACTCCTTCGTGAAGGTCTTGTGAAAAACCCAACTCGTATGGGTCGCGCTATGCTTATGTTTGATAACCCAGCGATGAAATTTGATGCTTGGAAAGAAAAATACGGCAAAGATTTGAAAAAATCTCATGGCCCTACTGTTTCCATCTTCAATGCAAGTCCACGTTCCGATGGAGCTGCTGGAATTATCGTCGCTTCTGAAGCAGCGGCAAAAAGACTCGGACTCAAAGCAGAAGCAGTTGTTTCTGGTTTCAAAATGAAAGGTGTTGCACCAAACCTTATGGGA contains the following coding sequences:
- a CDS encoding thiolase family protein; translated protein: MKVTQKIILAAPARTPFAQIGKALAQYPGHHLGKIVGEEVMKRSGLKPTDIDGVIVGEGFANAPNSARVIANLMNLPLEIPCLTVANNCVSGLEAVAEASRRIMLGEGEVFLVIGEESQTSMPFVVKNARLNKKTNSLDSLVKLLPNDLPEGVELRDTLEDGLGDGETSYGMQVTAEILAQNYALPRETQDKVAYESFKRAFEATQEGRYKPYIMEVKDDEGNPLQADEAVLLREGLVKNPTRMGRAMLMFDNPAMKFDAWKEKYGKDLKKSHGPTVSIFNASPRSDGAAGIIVASEAAAKRLGLKAEAVVSGFKMKGVAPNLMGLGQAEATLGLLEEVGEKVENIDVIEIHEAFAATAVAALEEIKIRTGFDWEKNFDAKKINPNGGSIAIGHPFGATGVRLLHNAIMDFHENKDAKKVLVTACAHGGIAGSMIVERP